A genomic region of Bubalus kerabau isolate K-KA32 ecotype Philippines breed swamp buffalo chromosome 10, PCC_UOA_SB_1v2, whole genome shotgun sequence contains the following coding sequences:
- the DUOXA1 gene encoding dual oxidase maturation factor 1 produces MAAFGHTFPFYAGPKPTFPMDTTLAVIVAIFLTSLVTFIIILPGIRGKMRLFWMLRVVTSLFIGAVILAVNFSSEWSVGQVSTNTSYKAFSSQWISANVGLQIGLGGVNITLTGTPVQQLNETIDYNEEFTWRLGENYAEEYANALEKGLPDPVLYLAEKFTPHSPCGLHGQYRLAGHYTSAMLWVAFLCWLLANVMLSMPVLVYGGHMLLATGLFQLLGLLFFSTATSLTPPCPLRLGAATLHTHRGPAYWITLTTGLLCVLLGLAMVVAHRIQPHRLKAFFSQSVGEDPVLELNPEEGGLLSPRYRSITESPEPQDIPLSEASSEDPCEEPDCAL; encoded by the exons ATGGCTGCTTTTGGACACACATTCCCCTTCTACGCTGGGCCCAAGCCGACCTTCCCAATGGACACCACACTGGCCGTCATCGTCGccatctttctgacttcattggTCACCTTCATCATCATTCTGCCAGGCATTCGGGGCAAGATg AGACTGTTCTGGATGCTGCGGGTAGTGACCAGCTTATTCATTGGAGCTGTGATCCTCG CTGTGAATTTCAGTTCTGAGTGGTCTGTGGGCCAGGTGAGCACCAACACGTCCTACAAGGCCTTCAGTTCCCAGTGGATCAGTGCCAACGTTGGGCTGCAGATTGGGCTGGGAGGCGTCAACATCACGCTCACAG GGACCCCAGTGCAGCAGCTGAATGAGACCATTGATTACAATGAGGAGTTCACCTGGCGCCTGGGGGAGAACTACGCTGAGGAGTATGCCAACGCACTGGAGAAGGGGCTGCCAGACCCCGTGCTCTACCTGGCCGAGAAGTTCACCCCACACAGCCCCTGTGGCCTGCATGGCCAGTACCGCCTAGCGGGACACTACACCTCGGCTATGCTGTG GGTGGCATTCCTCTGCTGGCTGCTGGCCAACGTGATGCTGTCCATGCCTGTGCTGGTCTACGGTGGCCACATGCTGCTGGCCACAGGTCTCTTCCAGCTGTTGGGACTGCTCTTCTTCTCCACGGCCACATCCCTCACCCCGCCCTGTCCCTTGCGCCTGGGTGCTGCCACGCTGCACACTCACCGTGGGCCTGCCTACTGGATCACGTTGACCACAG GACTGCTGTGTGTGCTGCTGGGTCTGGCCATGGTGGTGGCTCACAGGATACAGCCCCACAGGCTGAAGGCTTTCTTCAGCCAGAGTGTGGGGGAGGACCCTGTGCTGGAGTTGAATCCTGAGGAAGGGGGACTCCTGAGCCCTCGCTACCGGTCCATCACTGAGAGTCCCGAGCCCCAGGACATCCCTCTGTCAGAGGCTTCCTCCGAGGACCCCTGCGAGGAGCCTGACTGTGCCCTGTAA
- the DUOXA2 gene encoding dual oxidase maturation factor 2 isoform X1 → MTLWDGVLPFYPQPRHAAGLSVPLLIVILVFLVLAASFLLILPGIRGHSRWFWLVRVLLSLFIGAEIVAAHFSAEWSVGSVSTKTSYKAFSVERVRAHVGLHVGLEGVNITLTGTPVKQLNETIDYNEQFIWRMGQNYAGAYAEALEKGLPYPVLYLAEKFTPSSPCGVYRQYRLAGHYASATLWVAFCFWLLSNMLLSMPVPHYGGLTLLITGAFALFSVFAFASISSVPLCQLRLGSSELTTHYGAAFWITLATGFLCLLLGAAVLSLHYARPSALRLFLEGSVNDLESPAKGSSPLILSNPLHKQFRTSDLTISTNL, encoded by the exons ATGACTCTATGGGATGGTGTGCTGCCCTTCTACCCTCAGCCCCGGCATGCCGCCGGCCTCAGTGTCCCGCTACTCATCGTTATTCTCGTGTTCTTGGTCTTGGCCGCCAGCTTCCTGCTCATCTTACCTGGGATTCGTGGCCACTCG CGATGGTTCTGGTTGGTGAGAGTTCTTCTCAGCCTGTTCATAGGAGCAGAAATTGTGG CGGCGCACTTCAGCGCAGAATGGTCAGTCGGCAGCGTTAGCACCAAAACATCCTACAAGGCCTTCAGCGTGGAACGCGTCCGAGCCCACGTCGGTCTGCATGTGGGCCTGGAGGGCGTTAATATCACACTCACAG GGACCCCAGTGAAGCAGCTGAACGAGACCATCGACTACAACGAGCAGTTCATTTGGCGGATGGGCCAAAACTATGCAGGGGCGTACGCggaggccctggagaaggggctGCCGTACCCGGTTCTCTATCTGGCGGAGAAGTTCACTCCGAGTAGCCCCTGTGGGGTTTACCGCCAATACCGCCTGGCGGGACACTACGCCTCGGCCACTCTATG GGTGGCCTTCTGCTTCTGGCTCCTCTCCAACATGCTGCTCTCCATGCCGGTTCCGCACTacggaggcctgactctccttatCACCGGCGCCTTCGCGCTCTTCTCGGTGTTCGCCTTCGCCTCTATCTCCAGCGTGCCTCTCTGCCAGCTCCGCCTCGGCTCCTCCGAGCTCACCACTCACTATGGCGCAGCCTTTTGGATCACGCTGGCCACCG GCTTCCTGTGCCTCCTCCTCGGAGCCGCGGTGTTGAGTCTGCACTACGCTCGGCCCAGCGCTCTTCGCCTCTTCTTGGAAGGAAGTGTCAACGACCTCGAAAGTCCGGCGAAGGGGAGCTCGCCTCTCATCCTCAGCAACCCACTGCATAAGCAGTTCAGGACCTCGGACTTAACCATCAGTACTAACCTGTGA
- the DUOXA2 gene encoding dual oxidase maturation factor 2 isoform X2, with protein sequence MGWCAALLPSAPACRRPQCPATHRYSRVLGLGRQLPAHLTWDSWPLAAHFSAEWSVGSVSTKTSYKAFSVERVRAHVGLHVGLEGVNITLTGTPVKQLNETIDYNEQFIWRMGQNYAGAYAEALEKGLPYPVLYLAEKFTPSSPCGVYRQYRLAGHYASATLWVAFCFWLLSNMLLSMPVPHYGGLTLLITGAFALFSVFAFASISSVPLCQLRLGSSELTTHYGAAFWITLATGFLCLLLGAAVLSLHYARPSALRLFLEGSVNDLESPAKGSSPLILSNPLHKQFRTSDLTISTNL encoded by the exons ATGGGATGGTGTGCTGCCCTTCTACCCTCAGCCCCGGCATGCCGCCGGCCTCAGTGTCCCGCTACTCATCGTTATTCTCGTGTTCTTGGTCTTGGCCGCCAGCTTCCTGCTCATCTTACCTGGGATTCGTGGCCACTCG CGGCGCACTTCAGCGCAGAATGGTCAGTCGGCAGCGTTAGCACCAAAACATCCTACAAGGCCTTCAGCGTGGAACGCGTCCGAGCCCACGTCGGTCTGCATGTGGGCCTGGAGGGCGTTAATATCACACTCACAG GGACCCCAGTGAAGCAGCTGAACGAGACCATCGACTACAACGAGCAGTTCATTTGGCGGATGGGCCAAAACTATGCAGGGGCGTACGCggaggccctggagaaggggctGCCGTACCCGGTTCTCTATCTGGCGGAGAAGTTCACTCCGAGTAGCCCCTGTGGGGTTTACCGCCAATACCGCCTGGCGGGACACTACGCCTCGGCCACTCTATG GGTGGCCTTCTGCTTCTGGCTCCTCTCCAACATGCTGCTCTCCATGCCGGTTCCGCACTacggaggcctgactctccttatCACCGGCGCCTTCGCGCTCTTCTCGGTGTTCGCCTTCGCCTCTATCTCCAGCGTGCCTCTCTGCCAGCTCCGCCTCGGCTCCTCCGAGCTCACCACTCACTATGGCGCAGCCTTTTGGATCACGCTGGCCACCG GCTTCCTGTGCCTCCTCCTCGGAGCCGCGGTGTTGAGTCTGCACTACGCTCGGCCCAGCGCTCTTCGCCTCTTCTTGGAAGGAAGTGTCAACGACCTCGAAAGTCCGGCGAAGGGGAGCTCGCCTCTCATCCTCAGCAACCCACTGCATAAGCAGTTCAGGACCTCGGACTTAACCATCAGTACTAACCTGTGA